The following are encoded in a window of Bacteroides sp. AN502(2024) genomic DNA:
- a CDS encoding Arm DNA-binding domain-containing protein → MGNSKEPIRLRKRKTKSGNTSLYLDIYLNRERSYEYLKLYLIPERNRADKEKNRETLQLAEAIKSKRVVELRNGEFGFKNGFATDTLFF, encoded by the coding sequence ATGGGAAATTCAAAAGAGCCTATCCGACTTCGGAAGCGCAAGACCAAGTCGGGAAATACATCGCTCTACCTCGACATTTACCTGAACAGGGAGCGGTCATACGAGTACCTGAAATTATACTTGATACCTGAAAGGAATCGGGCTGACAAGGAAAAGAACCGAGAGACACTACAACTTGCGGAGGCTATCAAATCGAAAAGGGTTGTCGAGCTTCGCAACGGCGAGTTCGGTTTCAAAAACGGGTTCGCCACCGACACCCTGTTTTTTTGA
- a CDS encoding helix-turn-helix domain-containing protein yields the protein MKLNRIKAVLSDKGISQTWLAKQLDKSFSMVNAYACNRIQPNLETLQKIAEILQVDLKDLITDKNERQ from the coding sequence ATGAAATTGAACAGAATAAAGGCAGTCTTGTCGGACAAAGGCATTTCTCAGACATGGTTGGCTAAACAACTTGATAAGAGTTTCAGTATGGTCAATGCTTATGCTTGCAATAGGATTCAGCCTAATTTGGAGACGCTCCAAAAGATAGCTGAAATACTGCAAGTTGATTTGAAGGACTTGATAACAGACAAGAATGAGCGCCAATAG
- a CDS encoding YdeI family protein, with the protein MEIINLLDFTDRIELRNWLKANHNQAKSCWVVTSRFKQPTYECIPYIEVVEEVLCFGWIDSTLKKLPDGRLAQRLSPRRKGSHWTELNKEQCINLEDRGLMTDAGRQAFEKSYSYEIVSKGFLVEEKIKKHNTELRSGLYK; encoded by the coding sequence ATGGAAATTATCAATCTACTGGACTTCACAGACCGCATTGAACTGAGAAATTGGCTGAAGGCTAACCACAACCAAGCAAAATCATGTTGGGTTGTAACTTCACGTTTTAAACAGCCCACATACGAATGTATTCCATACATTGAGGTCGTTGAGGAAGTATTATGCTTCGGATGGATTGATTCGACTCTAAAAAAATTGCCTGATGGACGCCTTGCACAGCGGCTTTCACCTCGTCGCAAAGGCAGTCATTGGACTGAGTTAAACAAAGAACAATGTATAAATCTTGAAGACCGAGGACTTATGACAGATGCCGGACGACAAGCATTTGAAAAATCCTATTCCTACGAAATAGTCTCGAAAGGCTTTCTTGTGGAAGAAAAAATAAAGAAGCATAATACAGAATTGAGATCGGGATTATATAAATAA
- a CDS encoding TIR domain-containing protein: MGHKIFISYKYGDTSVKHLERTPWYESTKVRHYVDELQDKLEDDDHINKGELDGEDLSNFKDSTVESKLRNKIFDSSITIVLISPNMKELNKSEDEQWIPWEVSYSLRETTRNDRTSRRNGILAVVLPDINGRYDYILEPKMCCQSGCTLWHTNKLFKVLRANMFNQIEKTNSICNIGDNVYRGYVSYIHMVRWDSFINNISFWINEVKKIQDKKNEYDIHINV, from the coding sequence ATGGGACATAAGATTTTTATATCATATAAATATGGTGATACTTCTGTGAAGCATCTTGAAAGAACACCTTGGTACGAATCAACTAAAGTTCGTCACTATGTTGATGAACTACAGGATAAGCTTGAAGATGATGATCATATTAATAAAGGAGAACTAGATGGTGAAGATCTATCCAATTTTAAAGACTCCACTGTGGAGTCAAAATTAAGAAACAAAATTTTTGATAGTAGCATTACCATTGTACTCATCTCTCCTAATATGAAAGAGTTAAATAAAAGCGAAGATGAACAATGGATTCCTTGGGAAGTGTCTTATTCTCTAAGAGAGACAACTCGAAATGACAGAACTAGCAGAAGAAATGGTATACTGGCAGTTGTTCTTCCTGATATTAATGGTAGATATGATTATATACTCGAACCGAAGATGTGTTGTCAGTCAGGATGTACGTTATGGCATACAAATAAACTATTCAAAGTCTTACGTGCGAATATGTTTAATCAAATAGAGAAAACAAATTCAATTTGTAATATTGGTGATAATGTTTACCGTGGTTATGTCAGTTATATACATATGGTTAGATGGGATAGTTTCATTAACAATATTAGCTTTTGGATTAATGAGGTTAAAAAGATTCAAGACAAAAAAAACGAATACGATATTCACATTAATGTTTAA
- a CDS encoding TIR domain-containing protein yields the protein MILTENKLKELTLAADVLSEAHQQTRFFSAGQHASVFLSHKHDEISQLKRVAYILEELHASIYVDWLDNSMPKKTSGTTATIIKQQIQKYDKFILVATDGAIDSKWCNWELGYGDAQKLDLGKIALFPIAQNDGGWKGSEYMQIYPTIQYYSGTERYSNENLIPRGYYYCYKDKGGNYYIKNLYDWIVS from the coding sequence ATGATTCTAACAGAAAATAAGCTAAAGGAACTTACTCTTGCTGCCGATGTCCTCTCCGAAGCTCATCAGCAAACTAGATTTTTTTCAGCCGGTCAACATGCATCCGTATTTCTTTCCCATAAACACGATGAAATTAGCCAACTCAAACGAGTTGCCTACATTTTAGAAGAATTACATGCCAGTATCTATGTTGATTGGCTTGATAATTCTATGCCTAAAAAAACATCTGGAACCACAGCAACCATAATCAAACAGCAAATCCAAAAATACGATAAATTTATACTAGTTGCCACAGACGGTGCTATTGATTCAAAATGGTGTAATTGGGAGTTAGGTTACGGAGATGCGCAAAAATTAGATTTAGGGAAAATAGCTTTATTCCCGATAGCTCAGAACGATGGTGGCTGGAAAGGTTCTGAATATATGCAAATATATCCGACTATTCAATATTATTCTGGAACAGAAAGATATTCAAACGAGAATTTAATACCTAGAGGATACTACTATTGCTACAAGGATAAAGGTGGGAATTATTATATCAAAAATTTATACGATTGGATTGTATCATAG
- a CDS encoding toll/interleukin-1 receptor domain-containing protein: protein MTYKYQLIFLGDIKNNACNTIKARFFEKIHSIGLKNNMFEVIYDETFREKYSNKQPSFVFYFGNINHSEKENDILKVLLDNGDAILPIYFGENFEAEIPEIIHIMNGRQYIADHVEKYINYAFESMRLLRENRKLFISYRRTDSSTVANQLFDAFVRNNYDVFLDTYSINPAKNFQEELHHRMTDCDVLIQLYTNDFKNSKWCNEEIVSANQKQIGVVEIIWPDCTPDIHNLLCEPIQLTQQMFMDEDSNSESCRITEECIENIVHTVESVRVRNLAARQDNLVGEFVKEARKQGRQLIQEYRYLVETLKDDRIRLFIPAVGIPQSYDCFDSLRFRKLLNNEKIELFLIYDDLRIRKKWIEHLEWLNESLEVKTIKKKDFELWLKNN, encoded by the coding sequence ATGACATATAAATACCAACTTATCTTTCTAGGAGATATTAAGAATAATGCTTGCAATACAATAAAAGCTCGCTTTTTTGAAAAGATTCATAGTATAGGTTTGAAGAACAATATGTTTGAGGTAATCTATGATGAAACTTTTCGTGAAAAATATTCGAATAAACAGCCATCTTTTGTATTCTATTTTGGCAATATAAATCATTCCGAAAAAGAGAACGATATATTAAAAGTTCTTCTTGATAATGGGGATGCTATCTTACCAATATATTTTGGTGAAAATTTTGAAGCTGAAATTCCTGAAATCATTCATATAATGAATGGAAGACAATATATTGCTGATCATGTTGAAAAGTATATTAACTATGCATTTGAATCAATGAGGCTATTGAGAGAAAACCGAAAGCTATTCATTAGTTATCGCCGTACGGATTCTTCTACTGTAGCCAACCAATTATTTGATGCTTTTGTCCGGAATAATTACGATGTATTTCTTGATACATATTCTATCAACCCCGCTAAAAACTTTCAAGAAGAGCTACATCACCGGATGACAGATTGCGATGTATTAATCCAACTATACACCAATGATTTTAAAAATAGCAAGTGGTGCAATGAGGAAATTGTATCAGCGAACCAAAAACAAATTGGAGTAGTTGAAATTATCTGGCCTGATTGTACTCCAGACATACACAACTTATTATGCGAACCTATCCAATTAACACAACAAATGTTTATGGATGAAGATTCCAATAGCGAATCTTGTCGCATTACTGAAGAATGTATTGAGAACATTGTTCATACGGTAGAGTCTGTTAGAGTTAGAAACCTCGCCGCAAGACAAGATAATCTTGTGGGAGAATTTGTTAAAGAAGCCCGCAAACAAGGGAGACAACTTATACAAGAGTATCGCTATCTTGTAGAGACTTTGAAAGATGACAGAATTAGATTGTTTATCCCGGCAGTAGGAATTCCACAATCTTATGACTGTTTCGATTCTCTACGTTTTAGAAAATTGCTTAATAACGAGAAAATCGAATTATTCCTTATATATGATGACTTGCGTATTCGTAAGAAATGGATAGAACATCTAGAATGGTTAAATGAATCATTAGAGGTTAAAACTATCAAGAAAAAAGATTTTGAATTATGGCTCAAAAACAATTAA
- the istA gene encoding IS21 family transposase, translating into MTTKIANILQCYALGMRIKQISRSFELSRSTVRKYVRLFQECGILIKELAAMPSARIQEIFSEGVGRNRVPSQRQLELEALLPKYAARFSRRDVTVKALYEEYRETHPDGCRHASFGNYLMSYRMVTHVVGHVEHYARDQMYIDFAGDKLEVVDSESGECRSVEVFVAIFPCSHYTYCEAVWSQSKQDLIKACENALHFYGGVPMAIVPDNLKDAVARSDRNEPVINEEFAAFAEHYGCAVYPARVRHPKDKALVENTVKLLYRSVYTDIEGLVFNSLETLNAAVAESLSAFNGRRMSGRPLSRREQFEQVESDCLRPLLAIRHQMKERRSATVMRNSYVTFRLHHYSVPKEYIGKRVEIVYDADRLEIYHGLRLVTTHRRDDTPYIYTTKDTHGLPGRHESYEKDLEQIYERAGQADNVLLLYLRKVAELKKYPPAAFRSCKGIMAQEKTFGLKRLVVASACATQQRQYGYQEIRQILERGDDAGFLSKDDIDDEAPVTSTHKNIRGAAYFAKSKHLNKNNNGDK; encoded by the coding sequence ATGACAACAAAGATAGCAAACATTCTCCAATGTTACGCATTGGGGATGAGGATAAAGCAGATAAGCAGGAGCTTTGAGCTGTCCCGCAGCACGGTACGCAAATATGTGCGCCTGTTTCAAGAGTGTGGCATACTGATAAAGGAACTAGCAGCCATGCCTTCCGCCCGTATCCAGGAAATATTCTCGGAAGGTGTTGGCCGTAACAGGGTTCCGTCACAACGTCAGCTTGAGCTTGAAGCGCTTCTGCCCAAGTATGCCGCCCGGTTCAGCCGCCGGGACGTGACAGTGAAAGCTCTGTACGAGGAGTACCGCGAGACGCACCCTGACGGATGCAGGCATGCCAGTTTCGGCAACTATCTCATGAGCTACCGTATGGTGACGCATGTTGTAGGTCATGTCGAGCATTATGCCAGAGACCAGATGTACATCGACTTCGCCGGCGATAAACTTGAGGTGGTTGACAGTGAAAGTGGCGAATGCCGCAGTGTTGAAGTGTTCGTGGCCATATTTCCATGCAGCCACTATACCTACTGCGAGGCGGTCTGGTCCCAATCAAAGCAGGATCTGATCAAAGCGTGTGAGAACGCCCTGCATTTTTACGGTGGGGTTCCGATGGCGATAGTACCCGACAACCTCAAGGATGCCGTAGCCCGCAGCGACCGTAACGAGCCTGTAATCAACGAGGAGTTTGCGGCATTTGCCGAACACTACGGATGTGCCGTATACCCCGCACGTGTACGTCATCCAAAGGATAAGGCCTTGGTGGAAAATACCGTGAAGCTGCTTTACCGCTCTGTCTACACCGACATCGAGGGGCTTGTGTTCAACTCGCTGGAAACCCTGAATGCAGCTGTCGCCGAATCGCTCTCGGCCTTCAACGGGCGCAGGATGAGCGGACGTCCCCTATCAAGACGGGAACAATTTGAACAGGTTGAATCCGACTGCCTCCGCCCGCTTCTCGCCATACGCCATCAGATGAAGGAACGACGCTCCGCGACGGTAATGCGGAACAGCTATGTCACCTTCAGGCTCCACCATTATAGCGTGCCGAAAGAGTATATAGGCAAACGTGTCGAAATTGTCTATGATGCCGACAGGCTGGAAATATATCATGGCCTGCGTTTGGTAACCACACACCGGCGTGATGACACGCCCTATATCTATACGACCAAGGATACCCACGGACTGCCCGGACGTCATGAAAGTTACGAAAAGGATCTGGAACAGATTTACGAACGGGCCGGCCAGGCGGATAACGTCCTGTTGCTGTATCTACGCAAGGTGGCAGAACTCAAGAAGTATCCTCCCGCAGCGTTCCGTTCATGCAAAGGAATCATGGCACAGGAAAAGACCTTCGGACTGAAACGGTTGGTGGTGGCAAGCGCATGCGCCACGCAACAGCGCCAATACGGCTATCAGGAAATAAGACAAATCCTTGAGCGTGGCGATGATGCGGGCTTCCTGTCAAAAGACGACATCGACGATGAAGCCCCCGTAACATCCACCCACAAGAATATCCGCGGAGCAGCCTACTTCGCAAAATCAAAACATTTAAATAAGAATAACAATGGAGACAAATAA
- a CDS encoding metallophosphoesterase — protein MNHSNTFSLSFPEAKTIIVSGDIHGDFNQLVFKLCIQYKLTNTLLIVAGDCGFGFEKKEYYKQMVRRNTKRMNQANNWIVFVRGNHDNPAYFDGATFNYKRFIAIHNYTILQACNHTILCIGGAVSIDRVYRINEWNKRKHRLHPNDSQENDISRNLYWKNEAPVYNADKMNTIRPNFLIDTVVTHTAPSYCELFLKSNLNQWAENDPLLLKDVQLEREAMDMLLHHLKTDNHPVKHWYYGHFHQSWHSSIDGILYQMLDIMEFSQVY, from the coding sequence ATGAATCATAGCAACACATTCTCACTATCTTTTCCCGAAGCCAAGACAATTATTGTTTCTGGTGATATTCATGGCGACTTTAATCAGTTGGTGTTCAAACTCTGTATTCAATATAAGTTGACGAACACCCTATTAATTGTAGCTGGGGATTGTGGCTTTGGCTTCGAAAAGAAAGAGTACTATAAGCAGATGGTTAGACGAAATACCAAGCGAATGAACCAAGCCAACAATTGGATTGTATTTGTACGTGGCAATCACGATAATCCTGCTTATTTCGATGGAGCAACATTCAATTACAAACGTTTCATTGCTATTCATAATTATACTATTCTCCAAGCCTGTAATCATACCATCCTTTGTATAGGTGGAGCTGTCTCTATTGACAGAGTCTATCGGATAAATGAATGGAATAAACGAAAACACAGACTCCATCCCAATGATTCACAAGAAAACGATATTTCCCGCAATTTATATTGGAAGAACGAAGCTCCTGTTTACAACGCTGATAAGATGAATACTATCCGTCCAAACTTCTTGATTGATACTGTTGTCACACATACTGCACCATCATATTGTGAGCTATTCTTAAAAAGTAACCTCAATCAATGGGCAGAGAACGATCCACTACTTCTTAAGGATGTACAACTTGAAAGAGAAGCAATGGATATGCTTCTTCACCATCTCAAAACAGATAACCATCCGGTGAAACATTGGTACTATGGTCATTTTCATCAAAGTTGGCATTCCTCCATTGACGGAATATTATATCAGATGCTCGACATTATGGAGTTCAGTCAAGTTTATTGA
- a CDS encoding helix-turn-helix domain-containing protein, with translation MDKPMNRIKEVLEERGIKQTWLAEKLGKSFCIVNAYVCNRRQPSLEVLFEIAEILQVAPKDLIKNQISN, from the coding sequence ATGGATAAACCCATGAATCGGATAAAAGAGGTACTTGAAGAAAGAGGTATCAAACAAACTTGGCTGGCAGAAAAACTAGGCAAGAGTTTCTGTATAGTCAATGCGTATGTATGTAACAGACGTCAACCAAGTTTGGAAGTGCTATTTGAAATTGCTGAGATTCTTCAGGTTGCCCCCAAAGACCTAATAAAGAATCAAATATCCAACTAA
- a CDS encoding type I restriction endonuclease subunit R, protein MIREKQIEENFIHKLIELKYTYRPDICDRNSLEQNFREKFEHLNHVHISDSEFTRLLEEITDSDVYYSSKRLRERNTFFREDGTPLQYTLVNIKDWCKNDYEVVHQLRINTRNSFQRYDVMLLINGLPLVQIELKALEVSPRRAMQQIVDYKNDMGNGYTNSLLCFIQMFIVSNQTNTYYFANNNNLHFNFNADENFLPVYRWADEDNRKINGLDAFADAFLPKCRLGEIISRYMVLVASEQKVLMMRPYQIYAVKAIVKCIEENRGNGYIWHTTGSGKTLTSFKAATLLKDNPDIAKCLFVVDRKDLDRQTREEFNKFQENCVEENTNTDSLVRRMLSEDYKDKIIVTTIQKLGIALDPENRKNYQEELEDLRDERIVFIFDECHRSQFGDNHKAIKDFFPKAQLFGFTGTPIFDKNATYVQATGEEGHYKTTVDIFQKELHSYTITNAIDDKNVLRFHIDYFKPDENIMQIVDGEMKKQAVVDAILNKHRAATNDMRFNALFATGSINEAIEYYNLFKTEQKKRTEEDENYVKLNIACVFSPPAEGNKDIIQIQEDLQQERLDNEKELDQKKKALEEIIDDYNGQYGTTHSITEFDTYYQDVQQRIKDQKYTNKDYPHHNKIDITIVVDMLLTGFDSKFLNTLYVDKNLKWHVLVQAFSRTNRILNDTKPYGNILDFRGQQAAVDEAIVLFSGEKDERARQVWLVEPASAIMKKYKDAVRSLREFMNLHDLEFKAEEVANLRGDNAKAGFINHFKEIQRYKTQLDQYTDIIDTRSNEPGIVSEPSVPYGFTDNDLVAFRGAYLDLAKELRDKRQKKSDEVSDTIDDLDFEFVLFASAIIDYDYIMELIARYYSGVPSMAKMTKTQLISLICSSSNMLDERDDIIAFINSHDSDSLNGKTVQEIKEEYEVFKTEKYAAELSVIADTHRLNIVSLQQFVNDIVERKIFDGEKLNELLEPLELDWKARAKEETALMNDLIPLLKKMATDQEISGLSAYEE, encoded by the coding sequence ATGATTAGAGAAAAGCAAATAGAAGAAAACTTTATCCACAAATTGATAGAGTTAAAATATACATATCGACCGGATATTTGCGACAGAAACTCTTTGGAGCAGAATTTCCGTGAGAAATTTGAACATTTGAATCATGTTCATATCTCTGATTCTGAATTTACACGATTACTGGAAGAAATAACTGATTCTGATGTATATTATTCTTCCAAAAGATTGCGTGAACGCAATACGTTTTTTCGTGAAGACGGCACACCGTTGCAATATACATTAGTGAATATAAAAGACTGGTGTAAGAATGATTATGAGGTTGTACACCAGTTACGCATCAATACACGTAATAGTTTCCAGCGATATGATGTTATGTTGCTGATTAATGGCTTACCGCTTGTGCAGATAGAACTTAAAGCACTTGAGGTTAGCCCACGACGGGCTATGCAGCAAATTGTTGACTATAAAAATGATATGGGTAATGGATATACGAATTCATTGCTTTGCTTCATTCAGATGTTTATTGTAAGCAATCAGACAAATACATATTACTTTGCCAACAACAATAACCTGCATTTCAACTTCAATGCCGATGAAAATTTCCTGCCGGTATATAGGTGGGCGGATGAAGACAATAGGAAAATAAACGGATTGGATGCCTTTGCAGATGCTTTTCTTCCCAAATGCAGATTGGGAGAAATAATCAGCCGTTATATGGTGCTTGTTGCCAGTGAACAGAAAGTACTGATGATGCGTCCCTATCAGATTTATGCTGTAAAGGCAATAGTCAAATGCATTGAGGAAAATCGTGGAAACGGTTATATATGGCATACAACGGGAAGCGGCAAGACACTCACTTCTTTTAAGGCTGCCACATTATTGAAAGACAATCCTGATATTGCGAAGTGCTTGTTCGTTGTGGACCGAAAAGATCTTGACCGACAGACACGCGAAGAATTCAACAAGTTTCAGGAAAACTGTGTGGAGGAGAACACCAATACGGATTCTCTTGTACGCAGGATGTTGTCAGAAGACTATAAAGACAAGATCATTGTCACTACCATTCAGAAATTGGGAATAGCATTGGATCCAGAAAACCGAAAGAATTATCAGGAAGAACTGGAGGATTTAAGGGACGAAAGGATTGTCTTCATATTCGATGAGTGCCATCGTTCACAATTTGGCGATAATCATAAAGCCATAAAGGATTTCTTCCCTAAAGCACAATTATTTGGCTTTACCGGTACCCCCATATTTGACAAAAATGCGACATATGTGCAAGCAACAGGAGAAGAAGGGCACTACAAAACGACGGTGGATATATTTCAGAAGGAATTGCATTCATACACAATAACGAATGCAATTGATGACAAGAACGTATTACGTTTCCATATTGACTATTTCAAACCTGACGAGAATATCATGCAGATAGTTGACGGAGAGATGAAGAAACAAGCCGTTGTCGATGCCATTCTAAACAAACATCGGGCAGCCACCAACGATATGCGATTTAATGCTCTGTTTGCCACCGGCTCAATCAATGAGGCGATTGAATATTACAATCTTTTCAAAACAGAACAAAAAAAGCGGACAGAGGAAGATGAGAATTACGTTAAACTGAATATCGCCTGTGTATTCTCACCTCCGGCAGAAGGGAACAAGGATATAATACAGATTCAGGAGGATTTACAGCAGGAGCGTTTGGATAACGAAAAAGAGCTGGACCAAAAGAAAAAAGCTCTGGAAGAAATTATAGATGATTATAATGGACAATATGGTACGACCCATTCTATTACAGAGTTTGACACCTACTATCAGGATGTACAACAACGTATAAAAGACCAAAAATATACCAATAAGGACTATCCACATCACAACAAGATAGACATTACCATCGTGGTGGATATGTTACTTACCGGTTTTGACTCCAAATTCTTGAACACACTGTATGTCGATAAGAATTTGAAGTGGCATGTATTGGTACAAGCTTTTTCACGTACAAACCGTATTCTGAACGATACAAAGCCCTACGGAAACATTCTTGATTTTCGTGGACAACAAGCCGCTGTGGATGAGGCAATAGTACTGTTTTCCGGAGAAAAAGATGAAAGAGCGCGGCAAGTCTGGCTGGTTGAACCTGCGTCTGCCATTATGAAGAAGTATAAGGATGCAGTCAGGAGTCTGCGTGAATTTATGAATCTGCACGATTTGGAATTTAAAGCGGAAGAAGTGGCAAATCTTAGAGGGGATAATGCCAAAGCCGGTTTTATCAATCATTTTAAGGAAATACAGAGATATAAGACCCAATTGGACCAATATACAGATATTATTGATACGAGAAGCAATGAACCGGGTATAGTCAGTGAGCCAAGTGTACCTTATGGCTTTACCGATAATGATTTAGTAGCGTTCCGTGGTGCATATCTGGATTTGGCAAAGGAACTTCGAGATAAACGACAGAAAAAGAGTGATGAAGTATCCGATACGATAGATGATTTGGATTTCGAGTTTGTCCTGTTTGCATCTGCCATCATCGATTACGATTATATCATGGAACTTATAGCACGCTATTACAGCGGTGTTCCGTCCATGGCTAAGATGACTAAAACCCAACTGATAAGTCTGATTTGTTCAAGTTCAAATATGCTTGACGAACGCGACGATATTATAGCCTTTATAAATAGTCACGACTCTGATAGTTTGAACGGAAAGACCGTGCAGGAAATCAAGGAGGAATATGAAGTGTTCAAGACAGAGAAATATGCCGCAGAACTTTCTGTGATAGCAGATACGCATAGGCTGAATATCGTTTCGCTGCAACAGTTTGTCAATGATATTGTGGAGCGGAAAATATTTGATGGGGAGAAACTTAACGAACTGCTTGAACCACTGGAGCTGGACTGGAAAGCACGGGCAAAAGAAGAAACGGCATTAATGAATGACTTGATACCATTATTGAAGAAAATGGCAACAGATCAGGAAATATCGGGATTGTCAGCATATGAGGAGTGA